In Aggregatibacter sp. 2125159857, one DNA window encodes the following:
- a CDS encoding cupin domain-containing protein, giving the protein MLKNIEKATVLKLNDLLTYQDGQVISKTFSQNPAVGLTMFCLPKGEEISAHKSRGDALVTMLEGKARITIDKTDYEVSAGESIVLPADVPHALFALENFKMFLTVVFPKDK; this is encoded by the coding sequence ATGTTAAAGAATATTGAAAAAGCAACCGTTCTTAAACTGAATGATCTTTTAACTTATCAAGACGGTCAGGTCATTAGCAAAACCTTTTCACAAAATCCTGCCGTAGGGTTGACGATGTTTTGTTTGCCGAAAGGTGAGGAGATTAGTGCACATAAATCTCGTGGCGATGCATTGGTCACTATGCTTGAAGGAAAGGCAAGAATTACGATTGATAAAACAGATTATGAGGTGAGCGCCGGAGAAAGTATCGTATTACCGGCAGATGTTCCCCATGCATTATTTGCGTTAGAGAATTTTAAAATGTTTTTAACGGTGGTTTTCCCAAAAGATAAATAA
- the cdd gene encoding cytidine deaminase: protein MTTPISDKIHHALSQIDNALLAQDIWLILQEQKFVGFLPHFAIQHLCNKHQITPQQLSLQLLPIAACYATTPISHFNVGAIVIGVSGSFYFGANQEFCQTDIQQTIHAEQSAISHAWMRGEKQITDISVNYTPCGHCRQFMNELNSAERLQIHLPHRQNNLLHQYLPDAFGPKNLNIQRHLLDQHDNQLSLNSNDPVISQALAMANQAHAPYSNSFHGIALQTQDQQIYHGSYAENAAFNPSLPAMQVALNYLILSGEAVENITRAVMVEKPQTLSYKRMAEDLMGSLTKIKLEYILA, encoded by the coding sequence ATGACAACACCAATTTCAGACAAAATTCACCACGCGTTGTCCCAAATTGATAATGCACTGTTAGCTCAGGATATTTGGCTTATTTTACAAGAGCAAAAATTTGTGGGATTCCTACCGCACTTTGCCATACAGCACTTGTGCAACAAACATCAAATCACTCCTCAACAACTCTCCCTTCAGTTGCTTCCTATTGCCGCTTGTTATGCCACCACACCTATCTCACATTTTAATGTTGGTGCGATCGTCATAGGAGTGAGCGGCAGTTTTTATTTTGGGGCGAATCAAGAATTTTGCCAAACGGATATTCAACAAACCATCCATGCCGAACAAAGTGCGATTAGTCATGCTTGGATGCGCGGAGAAAAACAGATCACCGACATTAGCGTCAACTACACGCCATGCGGCCATTGTCGCCAGTTTATGAATGAATTAAATAGCGCAGAAAGATTACAAATTCATTTACCGCATCGCCAGAATAATCTATTGCACCAATATTTACCCGATGCATTCGGGCCAAAAAACTTAAACATTCAGCGACATTTGCTGGATCAACATGACAACCAATTATCCTTAAACAGCAACGACCCGGTGATTTCACAAGCCCTTGCGATGGCGAACCAAGCACATGCGCCTTATTCAAACTCCTTCCATGGCATTGCATTGCAAACGCAAGATCAACAGATTTATCATGGCAGTTATGCGGAAAATGCAGCGTTTAATCCAAGCCTACCGGCGATGCAAGTGGCGCTGAATTATCTGATATTAAGTGGCGAAGCCGTAGAAAACATTACCCGTGCGGTGATGGTAGAAAAACCACAGACGCTCAGTTATAAAAGGATGGCAGAGGATTTGATGGGAAGTTTAACGAAGATTAAATTAGAGTACATTTTGGCCTAA
- the fur gene encoding ferric iron uptake transcriptional regulator: MSEENIKLLKKAGLKITEPRLTILALMQKHSEQHFSAEDVYKMLLENGSDIGLATVYRVLNQFDEAKILIRHNFEGNKSVFELAPTQHHDHIICTDCGKVFEFNDELIESRQKEISKQHGIELSSHSLYLYGKCSDINQCPENNKK; the protein is encoded by the coding sequence ATGTCTGAAGAAAACATCAAATTATTAAAAAAAGCAGGATTGAAAATTACGGAACCCCGTTTGACGATCCTAGCTTTAATGCAAAAACACAGTGAACAGCATTTTTCCGCAGAAGATGTTTACAAAATGCTATTGGAGAATGGTTCAGACATTGGTTTAGCGACGGTATATCGTGTTTTAAACCAATTCGATGAAGCCAAAATCTTAATTCGTCATAACTTTGAAGGAAATAAATCGGTTTTTGAGTTGGCGCCAACCCAACATCACGACCATATTATCTGCACCGATTGCGGTAAAGTGTTCGAATTTAATGACGAATTAATTGAAAGTCGCCAAAAAGAAATCAGTAAACAGCACGGCATTGAACTCTCCAGCCACAGTCTATATCTCTATGGCAAATGTAGTGATATTAATCAATGCCCAGAAAACAACAAAAAATAA
- a CDS encoding alpha/beta fold hydrolase, which yields MKKLLNFQFNELKQAINKPVLVFIHGLFGDMNNLGVIARAFSDDYSILRVDLRNHGLSFHCEEMNYDAMAEDVFDVIHFLGIREVILVGHSMGGKTAMVCAANYPELVKGLVVIDIAPVAYGEHGHDDVFNGLFAVKQAQPHTRQEAKPILAQYIQDERVQQFMLKSFDASSADYFRFNLTALKHNYPHLMGWESRHITQPCLFIKGGNSSYILPEYTDRILSQCPHAASFTINGSGHWVHAEKPQFVIRAITHFLNRIDSHGESK from the coding sequence ATGAAAAAATTACTCAACTTCCAATTTAATGAATTAAAACAAGCAATTAATAAACCAGTTTTGGTGTTCATTCACGGTTTATTCGGCGATATGAATAACTTGGGTGTCATCGCTCGTGCATTCAGTGATGATTATTCCATTCTACGGGTGGATTTACGTAATCACGGCTTGAGTTTTCATTGCGAAGAAATGAATTACGATGCCATGGCAGAAGATGTCTTTGACGTAATTCATTTTTTGGGCATTCGTGAAGTGATTTTAGTCGGGCATTCCATGGGCGGAAAAACCGCTATGGTTTGTGCGGCAAATTACCCTGAATTAGTCAAAGGATTAGTGGTGATTGATATTGCGCCTGTCGCGTATGGCGAACATGGGCACGATGACGTCTTTAACGGTTTATTTGCCGTAAAACAAGCACAACCCCATACCCGTCAAGAGGCTAAGCCCATTTTAGCGCAATATATTCAAGATGAACGCGTACAACAGTTTATGTTGAAATCCTTTGATGCCTCAAGTGCCGATTATTTTCGCTTTAATTTGACCGCACTTAAACACAATTATCCTCACTTAATGGGCTGGGAATCACGCCACATCACACAACCTTGCTTGTTTATCAAAGGTGGCAATTCCTCCTACATTTTACCCGAATACACCGATCGGATTTTATCCCAATGTCCACACGCGGCCTCCTTTACCATTAACGGTAGCGGACATTGGGTTCATGCGGAAAAACCGCAATTTGTTATCCGTGCAATCACACATTTTTTAAATAGAATTGATAGCCACGGGGAATCTAAATAG
- the fldA gene encoding flavodoxin FldA, producing the protein MAVVGLFYGSDTGNTENIAKMIQKQLGSELVDIRDIAKSSKEDIEAYDFLLFGIPTWYYGEAQCDWDDFFPTLEQIDFTDKLVAIFGCGDQEDYADYFCDAMGTVRNIIEPHGAIIVGHWPTEGYNFESSQALVDDDTFVGLCIDEDRQPELTSERVNKWVKQVYDEMCLAELA; encoded by the coding sequence ATGGCTGTTGTCGGCTTATTTTATGGTAGTGATACTGGCAATACAGAAAACATTGCCAAAATGATTCAAAAACAATTAGGCAGCGAATTAGTTGATATTCGCGATATTGCCAAAAGTAGCAAAGAAGATATCGAGGCTTACGATTTTCTCTTATTCGGTATTCCGACGTGGTACTACGGCGAAGCGCAATGTGACTGGGATGACTTTTTCCCAACATTAGAGCAAATTGATTTTACGGATAAACTTGTCGCCATCTTTGGCTGTGGCGATCAGGAAGATTATGCAGATTATTTCTGTGACGCCATGGGAACTGTGCGTAATATTATCGAGCCGCACGGTGCGATTATTGTCGGACATTGGCCGACAGAAGGTTACAACTTTGAATCTTCACAAGCATTAGTTGACGATGATACGTTTGTCGGATTATGTATTGATGAAGATCGTCAACCGGAATTAACGTCTGAACGTGTCAACAAATGGGTTAAACAAGTTTATGACGAAATGTGTTTGGCTGAGTTAGCTTAA
- the ybfE gene encoding LexA regulated protein produces MAKQDSDCITLDLFSEIRRVGRPKTNPLSREQQIRINKRNQLKRDKSCGLKRVELKLHADLVQQLEDLASLRNVNRAELIGAILQDYFNINK; encoded by the coding sequence ATGGCAAAACAAGATTCTGACTGTATTACTTTAGATTTATTTAGCGAAATTCGTAGAGTTGGACGTCCGAAAACCAATCCACTGAGTCGGGAACAACAAATCCGTATTAATAAGCGCAATCAATTAAAACGTGATAAATCCTGTGGATTAAAGCGTGTCGAATTAAAATTGCATGCGGACTTGGTTCAACAATTAGAAGATTTAGCATCCCTACGAAATGTGAATCGTGCCGAGCTTATTGGCGCAATTTTACAAGATTATTTTAACATTAATAAATAG
- the menE gene encoding o-succinylbenzoate--CoA ligase — protein MALGQQFAQSPLFSKRIALQVLQGDAFTWQQLLKKTQQISTYLQYLGVKPQNGIALCGKNRLELVLFYLAAIQIGARVLMLNPMFPLEKRIALCQAYNADFFFTTDHAECVAESQKCGQIFKCFFTFSDAIQQAEKIDAFGDFPVNLTQPATMTLTSGSTGLPKAVVHNVQAHLDNAQGVCDLMQFGATDSWLLSLPLYHVSGQGIVWRWLTTGATLVLPGEDFYAAVNQVTHVSLVPTQVQRWLQYLQEKPTAIQTRAVLLGGAHIPLALTQSLHRLGVKSYSGYGMTEMASTVFAKQSDEKNGVGQPLAGREYCLHNEEIWLRGAGLALGYWQQGSIVPLLNEQGWFATKDKGVWHDGELVISGRIDNMFISGGENIQPEEIEKLILQSDLVKQVFVLPVTDPEFGQRPVAIVEWRESTKSAVENLKTFLQGRLERFKQPVAYYELPLNLTDGAIKISRKTLAGWLAKQLG, from the coding sequence ATGGCACTAGGTCAGCAATTTGCACAATCTCCTCTATTTTCCAAGCGAATCGCCTTGCAAGTTTTGCAAGGCGACGCTTTTACATGGCAACAACTCCTTAAAAAAACACAGCAAATCTCCACATATTTACAATATCTTGGTGTGAAGCCACAAAATGGCATCGCATTATGTGGGAAAAATCGCCTAGAACTGGTGTTATTTTATTTAGCGGCGATTCAAATCGGTGCCCGCGTTTTAATGCTCAACCCCATGTTTCCACTGGAAAAACGTATTGCATTGTGCCAAGCCTATAATGCGGATTTTTTCTTTACCACAGATCACGCAGAATGTGTTGCAGAATCCCAAAAGTGCGGTCAGATTTTTAAGTGTTTTTTCACCTTTTCAGATGCCATACAACAGGCAGAGAAAATCGATGCTTTCGGCGATTTTCCCGTTAATTTGACGCAACCGGCGACCATGACGCTGACATCGGGTTCCACAGGCTTGCCAAAAGCCGTTGTACATAATGTGCAGGCGCATTTGGACAATGCACAAGGCGTATGTGACTTAATGCAATTTGGTGCGACAGATTCCTGGTTACTTTCATTGCCGTTGTATCACGTCTCCGGGCAAGGCATTGTGTGGCGTTGGTTGACGACTGGGGCAACCTTGGTGTTACCCGGTGAGGATTTTTATGCGGCCGTCAATCAGGTGACTCATGTCTCCTTAGTGCCAACGCAAGTGCAACGCTGGTTACAGTATTTGCAGGAAAAACCAACAGCAATACAAACACGCGCCGTATTGCTTGGCGGGGCACATATTCCGTTAGCACTGACACAATCGTTACATCGTCTTGGTGTGAAAAGTTATTCCGGTTATGGCATGACGGAAATGGCCTCCACGGTGTTTGCTAAACAAAGTGATGAAAAAAACGGGGTAGGACAGCCCTTAGCTGGACGTGAATACTGTTTGCACAATGAGGAAATTTGGTTGCGTGGTGCAGGCTTGGCGCTAGGTTATTGGCAACAGGGCAGTATCGTTCCTCTCCTTAACGAACAAGGTTGGTTTGCCACCAAAGACAAAGGTGTGTGGCACGATGGCGAACTTGTGATTTCAGGGCGAATTGATAATATGTTTATTTCTGGTGGGGAAAACATTCAGCCGGAAGAAATTGAAAAACTGATTTTGCAGTCTGATTTAGTCAAACAGGTTTTTGTGTTGCCTGTCACCGATCCGGAGTTTGGTCAACGACCGGTGGCCATTGTAGAATGGCGAGAATCGACAAAAAGTGCGGTGGAAAATCTGAAAACTTTTTTACAGGGACGGTTGGAACGTTTTAAACAACCCGTTGCCTATTATGAATTGCCGTTGAATTTAACCGATGGCGCGATCAAAATTTCTCGGAAAACGTTAGCAGGCTGGCTAGCGAAACAATTAGGATAA
- a CDS encoding extracellular solute-binding protein, protein MKKFAGLFTASMIAVALTGCNEKDNKQAQTALEAPKAEAPANDTVYLYTWTEYVPDGLLDDFTKETGIKVIVSSLESNETMYAKLKTQGAAGGYDVIAPSNYFVSKMAREGMLKELDHSKLPVIKELDPDWLDKPYDKGNKYSLPQLLGAPGIAFNTNTYKGSDFTSWGDLWKPEFANKVQLLDDAREVFNIALLKIGQDPNTQDPAIIKQAYEELLKLRPNVLSFNSDNPANSFISGEVEVGQLWNGSVRIAKKEQAPLDMVFPKEGPVLWVDTLAIPVTSKNPDGAHKLINYMLGAKAAEKLTLAIGYPTANLEAKKVLPKEITEDPAIYPTAEVLKNSHWQDDVGDAIQYYEQYYQELKAAK, encoded by the coding sequence ATGAAAAAATTTGCCGGTTTATTCACCGCAAGTATGATCGCTGTTGCCCTGACAGGTTGTAACGAGAAAGACAACAAACAAGCGCAAACCGCGCTGGAAGCCCCTAAAGCTGAAGCGCCTGCAAATGATACCGTGTATCTTTATACATGGACTGAATATGTACCGGATGGTCTTTTAGACGATTTCACCAAAGAAACCGGTATTAAAGTGATTGTGTCAAGTCTTGAATCAAACGAGACAATGTATGCGAAATTAAAAACGCAGGGGGCTGCCGGCGGTTATGATGTGATTGCGCCGTCTAACTACTTCGTCTCCAAAATGGCACGCGAAGGGATGTTAAAAGAACTAGATCACAGCAAATTACCCGTCATTAAAGAATTAGACCCTGATTGGCTCGACAAACCTTACGACAAAGGCAACAAATATTCCCTTCCGCAATTATTAGGTGCGCCGGGCATTGCCTTTAACACCAACACTTACAAAGGTAGCGATTTCACCTCTTGGGGCGATTTATGGAAACCTGAATTTGCCAATAAAGTGCAATTACTAGACGATGCCCGCGAAGTGTTCAACATCGCGTTATTAAAAATCGGTCAAGATCCGAACACACAAGATCCGGCAATTATCAAACAGGCTTATGAGGAATTGTTGAAATTACGTCCGAATGTGCTTTCCTTCAACTCTGATAACCCGGCGAACTCTTTTATTTCCGGTGAAGTAGAAGTGGGTCAATTATGGAACGGTTCTGTGCGTATTGCGAAAAAAGAACAAGCACCTTTAGACATGGTGTTCCCAAAAGAAGGGCCGGTACTCTGGGTGGATACTTTAGCCATTCCGGTTACCTCTAAAAATCCGGACGGTGCACACAAACTTATCAACTATATGTTAGGGGCGAAAGCGGCAGAAAAATTAACCTTGGCAATTGGTTACCCAACGGCGAACCTTGAAGCGAAAAAAGTCTTACCAAAAGAAATCACGGAAGATCCGGCAATCTATCCAACGGCTGAAGTATTAAAAAATAGCCACTGGCAAGATGATGTGGGTGATGCGATTCAATACTACGAACAATATTATCAAGAGCTAAAAGCAGCGAAATAA
- the seqA gene encoding replication initiation negative regulator SeqA yields MKIIEVDEELYQYIAGNTQSIGESASDILRRLLNLSTKNSYVPFAESLSSPVEHSSSANTKQDAKKVNAAPESSDAIKPAVKKQPDAVTQKTIEKLEALLNSEAFKQENKAVIRFLNILTILYRTNPEGFALATESLQGRTRVYFARDEGTLLMAGNHTKPKQIPDTPYWVITNTNSGRKMLMLEGAMQSMHLPEYLIDQVRSFFTAN; encoded by the coding sequence ATGAAAATTATCGAAGTGGATGAAGAACTTTATCAATACATTGCCGGTAATACGCAATCGATTGGTGAAAGCGCTTCGGATATTTTGCGTCGTTTGCTCAATCTTTCCACGAAAAACAGCTATGTTCCTTTTGCCGAGAGTTTATCTTCTCCAGTTGAACATTCTTCTTCCGCTAACACGAAACAGGATGCCAAAAAAGTCAATGCAGCGCCGGAATCAAGCGATGCAATAAAGCCTGCTGTGAAAAAGCAGCCTGATGCCGTAACGCAAAAAACCATTGAGAAATTAGAAGCGTTACTCAACTCAGAAGCATTTAAACAAGAAAATAAAGCGGTTATTCGTTTCTTAAATATTCTGACAATTTTATATCGCACCAATCCAGAAGGCTTTGCTCTCGCCACCGAGTCATTGCAAGGACGTACGCGCGTTTATTTTGCCCGCGATGAAGGCACCTTGTTAATGGCAGGAAATCATACGAAACCGAAACAAATTCCGGATACGCCGTATTGGGTGATCACAAATACCAACAGCGGTCGTAAAATGCTTATGCTGGAAGGCGCGATGCAGTCCATGCATTTGCCGGAATACTTAATTGATCAAGTGCGGTCATTTTTTACGGCAAATTAA
- the rlmKL gene encoding bifunctional 23S rRNA (guanine(2069)-N(7))-methyltransferase RlmK/23S rRNA (guanine(2445)-N(2))-methyltransferase RlmL, giving the protein MKQLFATTARGFEELLKSELTELGAQDAKVAQGGVRYWADDETLYRTLLWSRLSSRILLPIVQAKVFSDLDLYSAVVGVNWLDYFDEKVHFFVDFNGTNQEIRHTQFGAMRVKDGIVDYFARHGRARPNVDKEQPDIRIHAYLNRDDVVLSLDLSGDALHMRGYREDTGKAPLRETLAAAIVLRSGWQRGTPLVDPMCGSGTLLIEAAQMEAQIAPQLYRLHWGFDFWQGHNQAAWEKVKEEALALAEAEKQRENLPHFYGFDLDHRVLQKAKQNAKNAGVAHLMQWQQGDVAAIKNPSPNVAGTVICNPPYGERLGTTPALIALYSVFGQRLKQQFAGWNASIFSGEPSLLDCLRLRSHRQFKAKNGPLDCVQKNYQIAERAEQSVVENALEFDRTSSVTSEVAVDFANRLQKNIKKIEKWAKQQGLDAYRLYDADLPEYNLAVDRYADHIVVQEYAAPKNIDENKARQRLLDAVNATLQVTGIETNKLILKVRQKQKGTNQYEKLANNGEYFYVNEYGAKLWVNLTDYLDTGLFLDHRLTRKMLGEMAQGKDFLNLFAYTGSATVHAALGKAKSTTTVDMSNTYLNWAEQNLLLNDIEGKQHKLIQADCLQWLAKCDRQFDLIFVDPPTFSNSKRMEDSWDVQRDHIKLMTNLKRILRPNGTIVFSNNKRGFKIDFAKLEELGLSAVEISHKTLPLDFERNKQIHNCWLLQKDKNN; this is encoded by the coding sequence ATGAAACAACTTTTTGCCACCACAGCCCGTGGGTTTGAAGAGCTTTTAAAATCCGAATTGACCGAATTAGGCGCGCAGGATGCCAAAGTCGCGCAAGGCGGCGTGCGTTATTGGGCGGATGATGAAACGCTGTATCGCACTTTGCTTTGGAGCCGTTTGAGTTCACGCATTTTATTGCCTATCGTGCAAGCGAAAGTCTTTAGCGATTTGGATTTATATTCTGCCGTGGTGGGCGTGAATTGGTTGGATTATTTTGATGAAAAAGTCCATTTTTTCGTGGATTTTAACGGTACGAACCAAGAAATTCGCCATACCCAATTCGGCGCGATGCGTGTAAAAGACGGGATTGTGGATTATTTTGCACGCCATGGTCGCGCTCGTCCAAACGTGGATAAAGAACAACCGGATATTCGTATTCATGCGTATTTAAATCGTGATGACGTGGTGCTTTCTCTCGATTTAAGTGGTGATGCGCTGCATATGCGTGGTTATCGCGAAGACACCGGCAAAGCGCCGTTGCGTGAAACCTTGGCAGCTGCGATTGTGCTGCGTTCCGGTTGGCAAAGAGGCACGCCGTTGGTGGATCCGATGTGTGGCTCCGGTACGCTATTGATTGAAGCGGCACAAATGGAAGCACAAATCGCACCGCAATTATATCGTCTTCATTGGGGCTTTGATTTTTGGCAGGGGCATAATCAGGCAGCGTGGGAAAAGGTGAAAGAAGAGGCTTTAGCTTTGGCGGAAGCCGAAAAACAACGTGAAAATCTACCGCACTTTTATGGCTTCGATTTGGATCATCGTGTGTTGCAAAAAGCCAAACAAAACGCTAAAAATGCGGGCGTGGCGCATTTGATGCAATGGCAACAGGGCGATGTGGCAGCGATAAAAAATCCAAGCCCGAATGTGGCGGGCACGGTGATTTGTAATCCGCCGTACGGCGAACGTTTAGGCACAACGCCGGCGCTGATTGCCTTATATTCTGTGTTTGGGCAACGCTTGAAACAACAATTTGCCGGCTGGAACGCCTCTATTTTCAGTGGTGAACCAAGTCTATTGGATTGCTTGCGTTTACGTTCTCACCGTCAATTTAAAGCGAAAAACGGCCCGTTAGATTGCGTACAGAAAAATTATCAAATTGCCGAGCGCGCAGAGCAAAGTGTGGTAGAAAATGCCCTAGAATTTGACCGCACTTCTTCGGTAACGTCTGAAGTTGCGGTGGATTTCGCTAATCGCCTGCAAAAAAATATCAAGAAAATTGAGAAATGGGCGAAGCAGCAAGGGCTAGACGCTTATCGCCTATATGATGCGGATTTGCCGGAATACAATTTGGCGGTGGATCGTTATGCTGATCATATTGTGGTGCAGGAATATGCTGCGCCAAAAAATATTGATGAAAACAAAGCACGCCAACGTTTGTTGGATGCGGTGAATGCCACCTTGCAAGTGACTGGCATTGAAACCAATAAGTTGATTTTAAAAGTGCGCCAAAAACAAAAAGGCACCAATCAATATGAAAAATTGGCAAACAACGGCGAGTATTTTTATGTGAACGAATACGGCGCGAAGTTGTGGGTGAACTTAACGGATTATTTGGATACCGGCTTGTTTTTGGATCACCGCCTGACCCGTAAAATGTTGGGTGAAATGGCGCAAGGTAAGGACTTCCTCAATTTGTTTGCTTACACCGGTTCGGCAACAGTGCATGCAGCGTTGGGTAAGGCAAAATCGACCACAACCGTGGATATGTCAAATACCTATCTTAACTGGGCGGAACAGAATTTGTTGTTGAACGATATTGAAGGCAAACAGCATAAACTGATTCAAGCAGATTGCCTGCAGTGGTTAGCAAAATGCGATCGTCAGTTTGATTTGATTTTTGTGGATCCGCCGACATTCTCCAATTCCAAACGCATGGAAGACAGTTGGGACGTGCAACGGGATCATATTAAGTTAATGACGAATTTAAAACGCATTTTGCGCCCGAACGGCACCATTGTGTTCTCTAACAACAAACGTGGTTTCAAAATAGATTTTGCTAAGTTGGAAGAGTTAGGCTTAAGTGCGGTGGAAATTTCTCACAAAACCTTGCCGTTGGATTTTGAACGCAATAAGCAAATTCATAATTGTTGGTTATTACAAAAAGATAAAAACAACTAA
- a CDS encoding transferrin-binding protein-like solute binding protein → MNKLNLSILAVVTALTLSACSSSGSDSNHTDNTNNTITQPVTPSQPNNQTNQPATPSQPSNQVTQPTAPNQPNNQVTQPTTPNQPNNQVAQPTEPNQPSNQIKQPTTPAQPSDPSTPVSIVSIPTSGKYNGVTYEYKSGDVNDKIVNPKVHRLSSNNIDVLNVDGKRIDIAPEGVNPGYTYLDKDGETRLSTGAFVNGLIFMSSTRNGIYQNQKDGKTYVYVQGELTPVNEIPRTGEVRYLGLSSYHVNNETLNEGASGVNPPRWGIVGIDMTANFDEKKVNGQLLATGYPDNVVSKLEGKISSNQFSGTKDGTTMQGAFFGKDANEMGGIYTNQEKGFSGAFSAKAN, encoded by the coding sequence ATGAATAAACTCAATTTATCTATTCTCGCTGTTGTTACTGCATTAACTTTATCCGCGTGCTCATCCAGCGGTAGTGATTCAAATCATACGGATAACACCAACAACACCATCACTCAACCGGTAACTCCGAGTCAACCAAACAACCAAACAAATCAGCCGGCAACACCAAGTCAACCAAGTAATCAAGTTACCCAACCAACAGCACCAAACCAGCCGAATAATCAGGTAACACAACCGACGACGCCAAATCAGCCTAATAATCAAGTGGCACAACCAACTGAGCCAAACCAACCAAGTAATCAAATTAAACAACCGACAACACCGGCCCAACCATCAGATCCAAGCACACCGGTATCAATTGTGAGCATTCCAACCAGTGGAAAATATAATGGTGTCACTTATGAATATAAAAGCGGTGATGTAAATGACAAAATTGTGAATCCCAAAGTACATCGTTTAAGTTCAAACAATATCGATGTATTAAACGTTGACGGGAAACGAATTGATATTGCACCCGAAGGTGTGAATCCAGGATACACTTATTTGGATAAGGACGGAGAAACCCGTTTAAGTACTGGTGCCTTTGTTAATGGATTAATCTTCATGTCCAGCACAAGAAACGGCATCTATCAAAACCAAAAAGACGGCAAAACCTATGTTTATGTACAAGGTGAATTAACCCCGGTAAATGAAATTCCACGTACAGGTGAAGTACGTTATCTTGGATTAAGTAGCTACCATGTCAACAACGAAACCCTAAATGAGGGAGCTTCCGGCGTCAACCCGCCAAGATGGGGAATTGTCGGTATTGATATGACCGCTAACTTTGATGAGAAAAAAGTTAATGGCCAATTACTGGCAACCGGTTATCCGGATAACGTTGTTTCTAAACTGGAAGGTAAAATCTCCAGTAACCAATTCAGCGGAACAAAAGACGGCACAACCATGCAAGGAGCCTTCTTTGGGAAGGATGCTAATGAAATGGGCGGTATTTATACTAACCAAGAAAAAGGCTTTAGCGGTGCATTTTCAGCCAAAGCTAACTAG